In Candidatus Baltobacteraceae bacterium, a single genomic region encodes these proteins:
- a CDS encoding zinc-ribbon domain containing protein: MYRDETLSCIDCGRPFAFTTGEQEFFAMKGFTNKPSRCADCRAVRKARQPQTAGAGYGRREMFHATCSQCGGPAEVPFQPRTDKPVYCRSCFTSRHAGYR; the protein is encoded by the coding sequence ATGTATAGAGATGAAACGCTCAGCTGTATCGACTGCGGACGCCCGTTCGCGTTCACGACCGGCGAGCAAGAATTCTTCGCGATGAAGGGCTTTACCAATAAGCCCAGCCGCTGTGCGGATTGCCGGGCGGTGCGAAAAGCGCGCCAGCCGCAAACCGCCGGCGCCGGCTACGGCCGCCGTGAGATGTTCCATGCAACGTGCAGTCAGTGTGGAGGGCCGGCCGAAGTGCCGTTCCAGCCGCGTACCGACAAGCCCGTGTACTGCCGGAGCTGCTTCACGTCGCGCCACGCCGGCTACCGCTGA